The Effusibacillus pohliae DSM 22757 genome segment GAAACCGGCCAGGAATCCAAACCGAGGAGAAAGGGAGGAGTTTCCAATGACCAGAATGGTGAATACGGTGACGGGACCTGTTTCGGTCGATCATCTGGGGAAGACGCTGATTCATGAACATTTTGTGTTCGGATACCCCGGTTTTCAAGGAGACACCACGCTGGCGCCGTATGACCGGGAAGCTGCATTGCAGGTCGGAATCCATGTAGCAGAGCGGCTGAAAGCGCATGGGGTAAAAACGGTCGTCGACCCGACCCCCAACGAGTGCGGCCGCGACCCGGAGCTGTTGCGGGAAATTTCGGAGCGCACCGGCATCCAGATCATCTGCGCAACCGGTTACTACTACGAAGGGGAATCCGCGACCGCCTATTTCAAATTCCGGGCCGCCTTGGGTGACGCCGAAACGGAAATCTATGAAATGTTCATGAGAGAGATCACCGAGGGAATCGGACGGTCGGGAATCAAACCGGGGATCATCAAGCTGGCGTCCAGCAAAGACCGGATCACCGATTACGAGCGGATGTTCTTCCGAGCGGCCGCGAGAGCGCAAAAAGAGACGGGCATTACGATCGTGACCCACACCCAGGAGGGCACGATGGGGCCGGAACAGGCCGAACTGCTCGTGTCGTTGGGGGCGGACCCGGACCGCATCGTGATCGGCCACATGTGCGGGAACACGGATGTTTCCTATCATCTGCGGACGTTAAAACACGGTGTCAATATCGCGTTTGACCGGTTCGGAATCCAGGGAATGGTCGGGGCACCGATGGACGAAGAGCGGGTGACCGTTTTGCTGGGGCTGCTCGGAAAAGGGTACGGCGACAAAATCATGCTGGCGCACGACACGGTCAACTTCTGGCTGGGAAGACCGCTGGTTCTGCCGGAGCCGGTGCAGCAGTTGATGGCCAATTGGCATCCGACTCATTTGTTTGAAAACATTCTCCCCGCGCTGAGGCAGGCGGGAATCTCCGAAGAACTGATCGATACGCTGTTTGTGGAAAATCCGAAGCGACTGTTTGGCGGGAAAATTGCTGCGCAGGAGCAGTCTGCTTGAGCCGCCCGGGAGATCGACCCATTTGTCGAACATGATTTGCGCGACCACGGGGCGACGCCGGAACAAAGGGATACCGCGGATTCCGCCTGGTC includes the following:
- a CDS encoding phosphotriesterase family protein, producing the protein MTRMVNTVTGPVSVDHLGKTLIHEHFVFGYPGFQGDTTLAPYDREAALQVGIHVAERLKAHGVKTVVDPTPNECGRDPELLREISERTGIQIICATGYYYEGESATAYFKFRAALGDAETEIYEMFMREITEGIGRSGIKPGIIKLASSKDRITDYERMFFRAAARAQKETGITIVTHTQEGTMGPEQAELLVSLGADPDRIVIGHMCGNTDVSYHLRTLKHGVNIAFDRFGIQGMVGAPMDEERVTVLLGLLGKGYGDKIMLAHDTVNFWLGRPLVLPEPVQQLMANWHPTHLFENILPALRQAGISEELIDTLFVENPKRLFGGKIAAQEQSA